A genomic segment from Bradyrhizobium diazoefficiens USDA 110 encodes:
- a CDS encoding OFA family MFS transporter, producing the protein MSTIESAGTISGAGSGFLDRERTIATAGFNRWLVPPAALCIHLCIGMAYGFSVFWLPLSRAIGLNAPKACPDISLFQELFSTTCDWKVASLGWMYTLFFVLLGVSAAIWGGWLERVGPRKAGFVAALCWCGGLFLGAIGIYTHQLWLMWLGSGVIGGIGLGLGYISPVSTLVKWFPDRRGMATGMAIMGFGGGAMIGAPLANLLMNYFKTPTSVGVWETFVAMGVIYFVFMMIGAFRYRLPPPGWQPEGWTPPSKANAMISKNNVHLNDAHKTPQFWLIWWVLCLNVSAGIGVIGMASPMLQEIFAGKLIGLPDVGFNALDAGQKAQIAAIAAGFAGLLSLFNIGGRFFWASLSDRIGRKNTYYTFFILGIVLYALAPTFAAMGSKLLFVLGFGIILSMYGGGFATVPAYLADMFGTQFVGAIHGRLLTAWSTAGIIGPVVVNYIREFQLAAGVPRDQLYNTTMYILCAMLIAGLICNYLIKPVDPKWHMKEADVAKLQAASASAAAAGPHGSYGIGFGGLDAKAALFWAFVGIPLLWGVWKTLESAVKIF; encoded by the coding sequence ATGTCTACTATTGAGAGCGCTGGAACGATATCGGGCGCTGGCTCTGGCTTTCTTGATCGCGAGCGGACGATTGCGACCGCCGGCTTCAATCGCTGGCTGGTGCCGCCTGCGGCGCTGTGCATCCATTTGTGCATCGGCATGGCCTACGGCTTCTCGGTGTTCTGGCTGCCACTGTCGCGCGCGATCGGGTTGAACGCGCCGAAGGCGTGCCCCGACATCTCGCTGTTCCAGGAGTTGTTCTCCACCACCTGCGACTGGAAAGTCGCGAGCCTGGGCTGGATGTACACGCTGTTCTTCGTGCTGCTCGGCGTTTCGGCCGCGATCTGGGGCGGCTGGCTCGAGCGGGTCGGTCCGCGCAAGGCCGGCTTCGTTGCCGCGTTGTGCTGGTGCGGCGGCCTGTTTCTCGGCGCGATCGGCATCTACACCCACCAACTCTGGTTGATGTGGCTGGGCTCGGGCGTGATCGGCGGCATCGGTCTCGGCCTTGGCTATATCTCGCCGGTGTCGACGCTAGTGAAGTGGTTCCCCGACCGCCGCGGCATGGCGACCGGCATGGCCATCATGGGCTTCGGCGGCGGCGCCATGATCGGCGCGCCGCTGGCGAACCTCTTGATGAACTACTTCAAGACCCCGACTTCGGTCGGCGTCTGGGAGACCTTCGTCGCGATGGGCGTCATCTACTTCGTGTTCATGATGATCGGCGCGTTCCGTTATCGCTTGCCGCCGCCCGGCTGGCAGCCCGAAGGCTGGACCCCGCCGTCCAAGGCCAACGCGATGATCTCGAAGAACAACGTTCATCTCAATGACGCACACAAGACGCCGCAGTTCTGGCTGATCTGGTGGGTGCTCTGCCTGAACGTGTCGGCGGGTATCGGCGTGATCGGCATGGCCTCGCCCATGCTCCAGGAGATCTTCGCCGGCAAGCTGATCGGCCTGCCGGACGTCGGCTTCAACGCGCTCGATGCCGGGCAGAAGGCGCAGATCGCCGCGATCGCCGCGGGCTTCGCCGGATTGCTGTCGCTGTTCAACATCGGCGGCCGCTTCTTCTGGGCGTCGTTGTCGGACAGGATCGGACGCAAGAACACCTACTACACCTTCTTCATCCTCGGCATCGTGCTCTATGCGCTGGCGCCGACCTTTGCGGCGATGGGCTCGAAGCTGCTCTTCGTGCTCGGCTTCGGCATCATCCTGTCGATGTATGGCGGCGGCTTCGCGACCGTGCCGGCCTATCTCGCCGACATGTTCGGCACGCAGTTCGTGGGCGCCATCCACGGCCGGCTGCTGACGGCATGGTCCACCGCGGGCATCATCGGCCCCGTCGTGGTCAACTACATCCGCGAGTTCCAGCTCGCGGCCGGCGTGCCGCGCGATCAGCTCTACAACACTACCATGTACATCCTGTGCGCGATGCTGATCGCGGGCCTGATCTGCAACTACCTGATCAAGCCGGTCGATCCGAAGTGGCACATGAAGGAGGCCGATGTCGCCAAGTTGCAGGCGGCGAGCGCCAGCGCCGCCGCAGCCGGACCGCACGGCTCTTACGGCATCGGGTTTGGCGGGCTTGACGCCAAGGCGGCGCTGTTCTGGGCCTTCGTCGGCATTCCCCTGCTCTGGGGTGTGTGGAAGACGCTGGAGAGCGCGGTCAAGATATTCTGA
- a CDS encoding NADH-ubiquinone oxidoreductase-F iron-sulfur binding region domain-containing protein, whose product MSHDVHEVRSFEHPGEGRKRAKATPKGRQVDPTAAHEIEQLLGDRPRRRDLLIEYLHLIQDKYHQISAAHLAALADEMKLAFAEVFETATFYAHFDIVKEGEPDIAPLTIRVCDSLTCEMLGGGQLLQDLQRSAGPGIRVVRAPCVGLCDAAPVAEVGHHFVHQATAAEVLATAARGDVHAHIPAYVDYDAYVQDGGYKLLERLRSGAVSKDDILRLLEDSSLRGLGGAGFPTGRKWRAVLGEPGPRLMAVNGDEGEPGTFKDRVYLNNDPHRFIEGTLIGAHIVEASDVYIYIRDEYPAAREILEREIAKLPPGGPTLHMRRGAGAYICGEESSLLESIEGKRGLPRHKPPYPFQVGLFGLPTLINNVETLWWVRDIVEKGADWWKGHGRHERHGLRSFSVSGRVKNPGMKLAPSGITVRELIDEYCGGMADGHTFYAYLPGGASGGILPASMDDIPLDFGTLEKYGCFIGSAAIVILSQKDSVRAAALNLMKFFEDESCGQCTPCRVGTQKAALLMQKPVWNRALLEELSQAMRDASICGLGQAASNPLTTVIKYFPDEFKEAAE is encoded by the coding sequence ATGAGCCATGACGTGCACGAGGTCCGCTCGTTCGAACATCCGGGCGAGGGGCGGAAGCGAGCCAAGGCCACGCCCAAGGGGCGGCAGGTCGATCCCACCGCCGCACACGAGATCGAGCAGCTGCTCGGCGATCGCCCGCGGCGGCGCGACCTCCTGATCGAATATCTCCACCTGATCCAGGACAAATATCACCAGATCTCGGCGGCGCATCTTGCGGCCCTCGCCGACGAGATGAAGCTCGCCTTCGCCGAGGTGTTCGAGACCGCGACCTTCTACGCGCATTTCGACATCGTGAAGGAAGGTGAGCCTGATATCGCGCCGCTGACGATCCGCGTCTGCGATTCGTTGACCTGTGAGATGCTCGGCGGTGGGCAGCTGTTGCAGGATCTCCAGCGCAGCGCCGGTCCCGGTATTCGCGTCGTACGCGCGCCCTGTGTCGGATTGTGCGACGCGGCCCCGGTCGCGGAAGTCGGCCATCATTTCGTGCATCAGGCTACGGCCGCCGAGGTGCTGGCCACGGCAGCGCGCGGCGACGTTCACGCGCACATTCCTGCTTATGTCGACTACGACGCCTATGTGCAGGACGGCGGATACAAGCTGCTGGAGCGGCTGCGCTCCGGGGCGGTCAGCAAGGACGATATCCTCAGGCTTCTCGAGGATTCCAGCCTGCGTGGTCTCGGCGGCGCGGGCTTCCCGACGGGACGCAAATGGCGCGCGGTGCTTGGCGAGCCCGGCCCGCGGCTGATGGCGGTCAACGGCGACGAGGGCGAGCCGGGCACCTTCAAGGACCGCGTCTACCTCAACAACGACCCGCATCGCTTCATCGAGGGCACCCTGATCGGTGCGCATATCGTTGAGGCGTCCGACGTCTACATCTACATCCGCGACGAATATCCGGCCGCACGCGAGATCCTGGAGCGCGAGATCGCAAAGCTGCCGCCGGGCGGCCCGACGTTGCACATGCGCCGCGGCGCCGGCGCCTACATCTGCGGCGAGGAATCTTCGCTGCTCGAGAGCATCGAGGGCAAGCGCGGCCTGCCCCGGCACAAGCCGCCTTATCCGTTCCAGGTCGGCCTGTTCGGACTGCCGACGCTGATCAACAACGTCGAGACGCTGTGGTGGGTGCGCGACATCGTCGAGAAGGGCGCCGACTGGTGGAAGGGCCACGGCCGCCACGAGCGTCATGGCCTGCGCAGCTTCTCGGTCTCCGGCCGCGTGAAGAATCCCGGCATGAAGCTCGCGCCGTCAGGCATCACCGTGCGCGAGTTGATCGACGAATATTGCGGCGGCATGGCCGACGGCCACACCTTCTACGCTTATCTTCCGGGTGGCGCCTCGGGCGGCATCCTGCCGGCGTCGATGGACGACATCCCGCTCGATTTCGGTACGCTGGAGAAATACGGCTGCTTCATCGGCTCGGCCGCGATCGTGATCCTGTCGCAGAAGGACAGCGTGCGAGCAGCGGCCCTGAACCTGATGAAATTCTTCGAGGACGAGAGCTGCGGCCAGTGCACGCCGTGCCGCGTTGGAACCCAGAAGGCGGCGCTGCTGATGCAGAAGCCAGTCTGGAACCGCGCGTTGCTGGAAGAATTGAGCCAGGCGATGCGCGATGCCTCGATCTGCGGGCTCGGGCAGGCGGCATCGAATCCGCTTACCACCGTGATCAAATATTTCCCTGACGAGTTCAAGGAAGCGGCCGAATGA
- the fdhF gene encoding formate dehydrogenase subunit alpha, whose translation MTKITFELDGKQVEASPGETIWQVAKRQGREIPHLCYSPAPDYRPDGNCRACMVEIEGERVLAASCKRTPSVGMKVKTESARAVSAQKMVMELLVADQPARETSHDPDSKFWHWAETTGVTESRFPAAERWATDASHPAMRVNLDACIQCGLCVRACREVQVNDVIGMAYRSHGSKIVFDFDDPMGESTCVACGECVQACPTGALMPAVMLDENQTRVTYADKKVDSLCPFCGVGCQVTYEVKDEKVIYAEGRDGPANHNRLCVKGRFGFDYIHHPHRLTKPLVRLPNAKKDANDQVDPANPFTHFREASWEEALDIAAKGLVKIHDTNGAKALAGFGSAKGSNEEAYLFQKLVRTGFGSNNVDHCTRLCHASSVAALFEGLSSGAVSAPFSAAMDAEVIIVIGANPTVNHPVAATFIKNAVKQNGAKLFVMDPRRQTLSRHATKHLQFKPGSDVAMLNAMINTIITEGLTDDQYIAGYTEGFEDLKEKIKEFTPEKMEAICGVPAQTLREVARTYARAKSSIIFWGMGISQHVHGTDNARCLIALALITGQVGRPGTGLHPLRGQNNVQGASDAGLIPMFLPDYQPVGRDDLRGAFEKLWQQDLDPVRGLTVVEIMNAIHAGEITGMYIEGENPAMSDPDLQHARHALAMLDHLVVQDLFVTETAFHADVILPASAFAEKEGSFTNTDRRVQLARQVIKPPGDARQDLWIIQEIGKRMGLPWNYAGAGDVYTEMAELMPSLKNISWERLVREGAVTYPADDPNKPGNEIIFTTGFPTASGRGKIVPAKVIPPDELPDAEYPMVLSTGRVLEHWHTGSMTRRAQVLDQIEPEAVAFMSPKDMHKKQLAPGDFIRLETRRGAVEVKVRSDRDVPENMVFMPFCYAEAAANLLTNPALDPFGKIPEFKFCAARAERVEMRDAAE comes from the coding sequence ATGACGAAGATTACGTTCGAGCTCGACGGCAAGCAGGTCGAGGCCAGTCCCGGCGAGACCATCTGGCAAGTCGCAAAACGCCAGGGCCGCGAGATCCCGCATCTCTGCTACTCGCCGGCGCCCGACTATCGTCCCGACGGCAATTGCCGCGCCTGCATGGTCGAGATCGAGGGCGAGCGCGTGCTCGCCGCATCGTGCAAGCGCACGCCGTCGGTCGGCATGAAGGTGAAGACCGAGTCCGCGCGTGCGGTTTCCGCGCAGAAGATGGTGATGGAGCTGCTCGTCGCCGACCAGCCGGCGCGCGAAACCTCGCACGATCCGGACTCGAAGTTCTGGCACTGGGCCGAGACCACCGGCGTCACCGAGAGCCGCTTTCCCGCTGCCGAGCGCTGGGCGACCGACGCGAGCCATCCGGCGATGCGCGTCAATCTCGATGCCTGCATCCAGTGCGGCCTGTGCGTGCGCGCCTGCCGCGAGGTCCAGGTCAACGACGTCATCGGCATGGCCTACCGCAGCCATGGCTCGAAGATCGTGTTCGACTTCGACGATCCCATGGGCGAGTCCACCTGCGTTGCCTGCGGCGAATGCGTGCAGGCCTGCCCGACCGGCGCGTTGATGCCGGCCGTGATGCTCGACGAGAACCAGACCCGCGTGACTTACGCGGACAAGAAGGTGGATTCGCTCTGCCCGTTCTGCGGCGTCGGCTGTCAGGTCACGTACGAGGTCAAGGACGAGAAGGTGATCTATGCCGAGGGCCGTGATGGCCCCGCCAATCACAACCGTCTCTGTGTGAAGGGCCGCTTCGGCTTCGACTACATCCACCATCCGCACCGCCTGACCAAGCCGCTGGTGCGGCTGCCTAATGCGAAGAAGGATGCCAACGACCAGGTCGATCCGGCCAATCCCTTCACCCATTTCCGCGAAGCGAGCTGGGAAGAGGCGCTCGACATCGCCGCCAAGGGGCTCGTCAAGATCCACGACACGAACGGCGCGAAGGCGCTCGCCGGCTTCGGCTCGGCCAAGGGCTCGAACGAAGAGGCCTATCTGTTCCAGAAGCTGGTGCGCACCGGTTTCGGCTCCAACAATGTCGACCACTGCACCCGGCTGTGCCACGCCTCGTCGGTGGCGGCGCTGTTCGAAGGTCTCAGCTCGGGCGCCGTGTCGGCGCCGTTCTCCGCGGCGATGGACGCCGAGGTCATCATCGTGATCGGCGCCAACCCGACCGTGAACCATCCGGTCGCCGCGACCTTCATCAAGAACGCGGTCAAGCAGAACGGCGCCAAGCTGTTCGTGATGGACCCGCGCCGGCAGACGCTGTCGCGCCATGCGACCAAGCATCTGCAGTTCAAGCCCGGCTCCGACGTCGCCATGCTGAACGCGATGATCAACACGATCATCACTGAAGGCCTGACCGACGACCAGTACATCGCCGGCTACACCGAGGGTTTTGAGGACCTCAAGGAGAAGATCAAGGAATTCACGCCGGAGAAGATGGAGGCGATCTGCGGCGTCCCGGCGCAAACGCTGCGCGAGGTTGCACGCACCTATGCGCGGGCAAAATCGTCGATCATCTTCTGGGGCATGGGCATCAGCCAGCACGTCCACGGCACCGACAATGCGCGCTGCCTGATCGCGCTCGCGCTGATCACCGGCCAGGTCGGCCGCCCCGGCACCGGCCTGCATCCGCTGCGCGGCCAGAACAACGTGCAGGGCGCCTCCGATGCCGGCCTGATCCCGATGTTCCTGCCGGATTACCAGCCGGTCGGCCGCGACGACTTGCGCGGGGCCTTCGAGAAGCTGTGGCAGCAGGATCTCGATCCCGTGCGCGGCCTCACGGTGGTCGAGATCATGAACGCGATCCATGCCGGCGAGATCACGGGCATGTATATCGAGGGCGAAAACCCCGCGATGTCGGACCCCGATCTCCAGCACGCACGCCACGCGCTCGCCATGCTCGACCATCTCGTGGTGCAGGATCTCTTCGTCACCGAGACCGCGTTCCACGCCGACGTCATCCTGCCGGCCTCGGCCTTCGCCGAGAAGGAGGGCTCCTTCACCAACACCGACCGCCGCGTGCAGCTCGCGCGACAGGTGATCAAGCCGCCGGGCGATGCGCGGCAGGATCTCTGGATCATCCAGGAGATCGGCAAGCGCATGGGCCTGCCGTGGAATTATGCCGGCGCCGGCGATGTCTACACCGAGATGGCAGAGCTCATGCCGTCGCTCAAGAACATCAGCTGGGAACGGCTGGTGCGCGAAGGTGCCGTCACCTATCCGGCGGACGATCCGAACAAGCCGGGCAACGAAATCATCTTCACCACGGGCTTCCCGACCGCGAGCGGCCGCGGCAAGATCGTGCCGGCGAAGGTCATCCCGCCGGATGAATTGCCCGACGCCGAATATCCGATGGTGCTCTCGACCGGCCGTGTGCTGGAGCATTGGCACACCGGCTCGATGACCCGCCGCGCCCAGGTGCTCGACCAGATCGAGCCGGAGGCGGTCGCCTTCATGAGCCCGAAGGACATGCACAAGAAGCAGCTCGCGCCTGGCGATTTCATTCGCCTGGAGACCCGCCGCGGCGCCGTCGAGGTCAAGGTCCGCTCCGACCGCGACGTTCCGGAGAACATGGTGTTCATGCCATTCTGCTACGCGGAGGCGGCGGCGAACCTCCTGACCAACCCGGCGCTCGATCCGTTCGGCAAGATCCCGGAATTCAAGTTCTGCGCGGCCAGAGCCGAACGCGTGGAGATGCGCGACGCTGCGGAGTAA
- the ybaK gene encoding Cys-tRNA(Pro) deacylase, which produces MSKVTPATRALAAADVAFTVHAYDYDPDAESIGLQAASALGENPARVLKTLMALVDGKPVCVIVPSDQEVSMKKLAAAVSGKSAQMMKPLEAERVTGFKVGGISPFGQRKPVRTVIEQSALAHDYVYLNGGQRGLQVRLKPADVRDVSKAVAADVLA; this is translated from the coding sequence ATGTCCAAAGTCACTCCCGCCACACGCGCGCTCGCGGCCGCCGATGTAGCCTTCACCGTCCACGCTTACGACTATGATCCCGATGCGGAGAGCATCGGGCTCCAGGCGGCGTCGGCCCTCGGTGAGAATCCGGCGCGCGTGTTGAAGACGCTGATGGCGCTCGTCGACGGCAAGCCGGTCTGCGTGATCGTTCCGTCCGACCAGGAGGTCTCGATGAAGAAGCTCGCCGCCGCCGTGAGCGGAAAGTCGGCGCAGATGATGAAGCCGCTGGAGGCGGAGCGCGTCACTGGCTTCAAGGTCGGCGGCATCAGCCCGTTCGGGCAGCGCAAGCCCGTGCGCACGGTGATCGAGCAGAGCGCGCTCGCGCATGACTACGTCTATCTCAATGGCGGCCAGCGCGGCTTGCAGGTGCGGCTCAAGCCCGCCGACGTCCGGGATGTCTCGAAGGCGGTCGCCGCGGATGTGCTGGCGTGA
- a CDS encoding GntR family transcriptional regulator, whose protein sequence is MSRRPAKAGSIARGAGVALGEAVFRSLCEALQAGSYRAGDRLREEEVAQRLKVSRTPVREALGRLAARGFVEPAGGRGLIVRNLDISEVLELYAMREIMEGAAARLAAEHASATEIDALRDIEQTFVEASATDAIEMARLNRAFHEAICRAARNRYLDNASRELQDWIALLGPTTFTVTGRPTTSHGEHQAIIDAIAARDGDRAEQLARAHIREALRCRLKLLQKQ, encoded by the coding sequence ATGTCGAGACGCCCGGCAAAGGCAGGATCGATCGCGCGCGGCGCGGGCGTCGCGCTGGGCGAAGCGGTGTTCCGCTCACTCTGCGAGGCGCTCCAGGCCGGCAGCTACCGCGCGGGCGATCGCCTGCGCGAGGAGGAAGTGGCGCAGCGGCTGAAGGTCAGTCGCACGCCGGTTCGCGAAGCGCTGGGCCGCCTCGCGGCGCGCGGCTTCGTCGAGCCCGCCGGCGGCCGCGGCCTGATCGTCCGCAACCTCGATATCTCCGAGGTGCTCGAGCTCTACGCCATGCGCGAGATCATGGAAGGCGCCGCCGCGCGCCTCGCCGCCGAGCACGCCTCGGCGACCGAAATCGACGCGCTCCGGGACATCGAGCAGACCTTCGTCGAGGCGTCCGCGACCGACGCGATCGAGATGGCGCGGCTCAACCGCGCCTTCCACGAGGCGATCTGCCGCGCCGCGCGCAACCGCTATCTCGACAACGCCTCCCGCGAACTGCAGGACTGGATCGCCCTGCTCGGCCCGACCACCTTCACGGTGACGGGACGCCCCACGACCAGCCACGGCGAGCACCAGGCCATCATCGACGCCATCGCCGCACGCGACGGCGACAGGGCCGAACAGCTGGCGCGAGCACACATCCGCGAGGCGCTGCGCTGCCGGCTCAAATTGTTGCAGAAGCAGTAG
- the tcuA gene encoding FAD-dependent tricarballylate dehydrogenase TcuA — protein sequence MSSKYDVLVIGGGNAALCAAIAARRGGASVLVLEGAPKFYRGGNTRHTRNMRCAHDAATEILTGPYTEEEFWKDLLLVTGGQTDEELARHMIRESKDILNWIVEQGVRWQPSLGGTLSLGRTNSFFLGGGRAMLNALYLTAERLGVDVEYDAEVTDLVIEDGMFLAARLKRPIKGETEIRATSLVAAAGGFEANIEWLKQYWGEAADNFLIRGTPYNRGSILKMLLDKGVQEVGDPTQCHAVAIDARAPKFDGGIITRHDSVVFGIVVNKHAQRFYDEGEDIWPKRYAIWGRLVAAQPDQIAYIIFDSTVVTSFMPTLFPPIAGQTVAELASKLELDPAALETTITEFNAAVRPGTFDHTILDDCRTEGITPQKTHWARRIETPPYLAYPVRPGITFTYLGTRVTKEARMLMADGKPSGNMFAAGEIMAGNVLGKGYAAGMGMTIGSVFGRIAGREAARHAKN from the coding sequence ATGAGCAGCAAATACGACGTGCTGGTGATCGGAGGCGGCAACGCGGCGCTGTGTGCGGCGATCGCGGCGCGTCGTGGCGGCGCCTCGGTGCTCGTGCTTGAAGGCGCGCCAAAATTCTATCGCGGCGGCAACACCCGCCACACCCGCAACATGCGCTGCGCCCATGACGCTGCCACCGAAATCCTCACCGGCCCCTACACCGAGGAGGAATTCTGGAAGGATCTGCTGCTGGTCACCGGCGGGCAGACCGACGAGGAACTTGCGCGCCACATGATCCGGGAGTCCAAGGACATCCTGAACTGGATCGTGGAGCAGGGCGTGCGCTGGCAGCCCTCGCTCGGCGGCACGCTGAGCCTCGGCCGCACCAACTCCTTCTTTCTCGGCGGCGGCCGCGCGATGCTGAATGCGCTCTACCTCACCGCCGAGCGGCTCGGCGTCGATGTCGAATACGATGCCGAGGTCACGGACCTCGTGATCGAGGACGGCATGTTCCTGGCCGCCCGCCTCAAGCGGCCGATCAAGGGCGAGACCGAGATCCGCGCGACGTCGCTGGTCGCCGCGGCCGGCGGGTTCGAGGCCAACATCGAATGGCTGAAGCAGTATTGGGGCGAGGCGGCTGACAACTTCCTGATTCGCGGCACGCCCTATAACCGCGGCTCGATCCTGAAAATGCTGCTCGACAAGGGCGTGCAGGAGGTCGGCGATCCCACCCAGTGCCACGCGGTGGCGATCGACGCCCGCGCGCCGAAATTCGACGGCGGCATCATCACGCGTCATGACTCGGTCGTCTTCGGCATCGTCGTCAACAAGCACGCCCAGCGCTTCTATGACGAGGGCGAGGACATCTGGCCGAAGCGCTATGCGATCTGGGGCCGGCTGGTCGCGGCGCAGCCCGATCAGATTGCCTATATCATCTTCGATTCCACCGTCGTTACCTCGTTCATGCCGACGCTGTTCCCGCCGATCGCCGGGCAGACGGTCGCGGAGCTTGCCAGCAAGCTCGAGCTCGATCCGGCCGCGCTGGAAACGACCATCACGGAGTTCAACGCCGCGGTGAGGCCCGGCACGTTCGACCACACCATCCTGGACGACTGCCGCACGGAGGGCATCACGCCGCAGAAGACGCATTGGGCGCGGCGGATCGAGACGCCGCCCTATCTCGCCTATCCGGTGCGGCCCGGCATCACCTTCACCTATCTCGGCACGCGCGTGACCAAGGAAGCGCGGATGCTGATGGCTGACGGCAAGCCATCAGGCAACATGTTCGCGGCCGGCGAGATCATGGCCGGCAACGTGCTCGGCAAGGGTTATGCCGCCGGCATGGGCATGACCATCGGCAGCGTGTTCGGGCGGATCGCAGGGCGGGAAGCGGCACGTCATGCGAAGAACTAG
- a CDS encoding esterase — protein MSRIVIASITALLMVGHARAAEPITLRDMGSFHVGGRLVEISGKPVKEVVFAPGGVPANVDPNGTYQVEQMYVQYFLPANEKGAYPLLMWHGGGLTGVTYETTPDGREGWLNYFLRKGWAVYNSDAVERGRAGWAQYPDIFKSEPVFLTTANPFERFRIGDGPNSYDPDPAKRKVLPGNQFPVEGYQNFVKQNVPRWTTTDDATIAAYIAELDRVGPSVILFHSQAGSFGFKVAQARPDKVKALIAIEPAGIGDPARADVLKNIPTLIIYGDYIERDSRWPKIRANGIAFADAIKAAGGNVDIVDLPQAGIKGNSHMVMMDKNNLEVAALIQKWLEGKGLTK, from the coding sequence ATGTCGCGTATTGTCATTGCCTCGATCACGGCGCTGCTGATGGTCGGCCACGCCCGCGCCGCCGAGCCGATCACCCTGCGCGACATGGGGTCGTTCCATGTCGGCGGGCGTCTTGTCGAAATCTCCGGCAAGCCGGTGAAGGAGGTCGTGTTCGCGCCTGGCGGCGTGCCGGCCAACGTCGATCCCAATGGCACGTATCAGGTCGAGCAGATGTACGTGCAGTATTTCCTGCCGGCCAACGAGAAGGGGGCTTATCCGCTGCTGATGTGGCACGGCGGCGGACTGACCGGCGTCACCTACGAAACCACGCCTGACGGACGCGAAGGCTGGCTGAATTATTTTCTGCGCAAGGGATGGGCGGTCTACAATTCCGACGCGGTGGAGCGCGGGCGCGCAGGCTGGGCGCAATATCCTGATATCTTCAAGAGCGAGCCTGTCTTCCTCACCACGGCCAATCCGTTCGAGCGTTTCCGCATCGGTGATGGGCCAAACTCCTACGATCCCGATCCCGCCAAGCGAAAGGTGCTGCCGGGCAACCAGTTTCCGGTCGAGGGCTACCAGAATTTCGTCAAGCAGAACGTACCGCGCTGGACCACAACTGATGATGCGACCATCGCCGCCTATATCGCCGAGCTCGATCGCGTCGGCCCCTCGGTGATCCTGTTCCACAGCCAGGCCGGCAGCTTCGGCTTCAAGGTCGCGCAAGCCCGGCCTGACAAGGTCAAGGCGCTGATTGCGATCGAGCCGGCCGGCATCGGTGATCCCGCGAGGGCGGATGTGCTGAAGAACATTCCGACCCTCATCATCTACGGCGACTATATCGAGCGCGATTCGCGCTGGCCCAAGATCCGCGCCAACGGCATCGCCTTTGCGGACGCCATCAAGGCGGCCGGGGGCAACGTCGACATCGTCGACCTCCCACAGGCTGGCATCAAGGGCAATTCGCATATGGTGATGATGGACAAGAACAACCTCGAGGTCGCGGCCCTGATCCAGAAATGGCTCGAGGGCAAAGGCCTGACGAAGTAG
- the tcuB gene encoding tricarballylate utilization 4Fe-4S protein TcuB — MHGTQILDEADRLMTVCNSCRYCEGLCAVFPAMEMRRAFSDGDLNYLANLCHSCGACYVDCQFSPPHEFDVNVPKTLAVARAESYAAYAWPRALSGAFARNGLVISIVAALSMAAFIFGFAALNDRSVLFGVHTGPGAFYKLMPHNAMAALFSAALLYAILALVMSVRAFWRDIGTPIGGRADGGSIFQAIRDAGELRYLHGGGVGCYNEDDKPTDRRKLYHHLTFYGFLLCFAATSVATLYHYLLGREAPYPWWDLPVVLGALGGIGLIVGPIGLYVAKLRRAPELLDENSYGMDVGFIAMLFLTGLTGMLLLLLREAAAMGPLLALHLGAVFALFITMPYGKFVHGIYRFAALVRYAQERRTAP, encoded by the coding sequence ATGCACGGAACCCAAATTCTGGACGAAGCCGACCGCCTGATGACGGTCTGCAATTCCTGCCGCTACTGCGAGGGTCTTTGCGCGGTATTTCCCGCCATGGAGATGCGCCGCGCCTTCTCCGACGGCGATCTCAATTATCTCGCCAACCTCTGCCATTCCTGTGGCGCCTGCTACGTCGATTGCCAGTTCTCGCCGCCGCACGAATTCGACGTCAACGTCCCGAAGACGCTCGCGGTCGCGCGCGCGGAGTCTTATGCGGCCTACGCCTGGCCGCGGGCGTTGTCCGGCGCCTTCGCGCGCAATGGTCTCGTGATCAGCATCGTCGCTGCGCTCAGCATGGCCGCCTTTATCTTCGGCTTTGCTGCGCTGAACGATCGCAGCGTGCTGTTCGGTGTCCATACCGGGCCTGGGGCGTTCTACAAACTGATGCCGCACAACGCGATGGCTGCGTTGTTCAGCGCGGCACTCCTCTATGCCATCCTTGCACTTGTCATGAGCGTGCGTGCCTTCTGGCGCGATATCGGCACGCCGATCGGCGGCAGAGCGGACGGCGGCTCGATTTTCCAGGCGATCCGCGATGCCGGCGAGCTGCGCTATCTCCATGGTGGCGGCGTTGGCTGCTACAACGAGGACGACAAGCCGACCGACCGGCGCAAGCTCTATCATCACCTGACGTTCTACGGCTTCCTGCTGTGCTTTGCCGCGACGTCCGTCGCCACGCTGTATCACTATCTCCTCGGACGCGAGGCGCCGTATCCGTGGTGGGATCTGCCCGTCGTGCTCGGCGCGCTCGGCGGCATCGGCCTCATCGTCGGGCCGATCGGCCTGTACGTCGCGAAATTGCGCAGGGCGCCGGAACTGCTGGACGAGAACAGCTACGGCATGGATGTCGGCTTCATCGCCATGCTGTTCCTGACCGGTCTCACCGGCATGCTGCTTCTGCTCCTGCGCGAGGCCGCGGCCATGGGGCCGTTGTTGGCGCTGCATCTCGGCGCCGTGTTTGCGCTGTTCATCACCATGCCCTACGGCAAGTTCGTGCACGGCATCTATCGCTTCGCGGCGCTGGTTCGCTATGCACAGGAACGGCGGACGGCGCCGTGA